In Aedes albopictus strain Foshan chromosome 3, AalbF5, whole genome shotgun sequence, the genomic window ggtttaaaacaataaacttaattttctaaattttgttacttacgacctattcaaatcgaactccaGAAATATCCGTACTTATAACTTATAAGATAGGTCCTTTTGGAAAGTTTCTCTTTTATTCTTCCAGTTGACCCATTAGGCCAAACCCCCTCGATGAGAGCGTCTGTTCTGATCTGTCAGTCGTAGTCGCGAGTGCAAAaagcgtcgtcgccgtcgtcgcgtCTCGTCGTCCGAAGTCCCGTAATTTCACGGCATCCAACAAAACACATATCCTGGTGGCTTCTTGCAATTTTGGTGCATTTTTTATCTGCAACATTACCGCGCGCGAAGAGAGGAGAAGCAGGTAGCGGAACGgaggacaaaaatcaatttcgggcTGCAGGATTACATAAAACCGCAGCAGCGGTTGACGACGGCGGACGGCTCGCTCGGTCGGTGCTGCTGCTAGCTATTTTGATCCCCGTCCCCGCCCGGCGGATGGATTCCCGTCGTCAGGAGCGGTGCATTCCTCTTCAGTGGTCACAGTGGTAGTTTTCCTCTTGGTGGTGACCCCATTAGAACCGGACCTGTGCTGGATGATCTTTGAAGCGATTCAGCTCCAGCATTCAACTCATACGCATCATTCGCTTCAATTGCATTCACATcagcagcagccgcagcagcaACTTCGTAATCCGCATCAGCATCACTCGCTCCAGCATCGCTTCCTAGATGAACAAGACTTAGATCACGACGGAAATAGGCAGCGGCAGCgattcaacgacgacgacgacgtcgagctAAAACTCAAATCGTTGGACTTTGGTTTGACCAAGCGGCTTCTGGCGGCGGTGTTTTTCCTGCTGGTGATTTACGCCTGGAAGCAGTACATAGACGAGGACGAGGAGTCCGATACGATTTACATTTGAGAGGAGGAAGCAGGCAGGCGCAAGGCGCAACGGGAAATCGATCGCCTTTTAGGATAATTTCAATTAATTAGACTAGCGGCAGCATGAGCAGCAAGAAGGTGTCCTACTTCTTCAATCCGGATGTCGGAAACTTCCACTACGGGCCCGGGCATCCGATGAAGCCACATCGACTGTCGGTTATACACCATCTGGTGATGAACTATGGGCTGCACAAGAAGATGCAGATCTACCGGCCGTACAAGTAAGTACCGGGGTCGAAGATGGTGAGCGACAGCTAACATTAATCTACTCCACAATCAATGGGTCATGCATTCAGCAATGTGCCAATCAAACACATTATTCTtaatgtgaatccgattatgaaacttCGTTTCATTTGATATGTACTTACTCTGCCCTTGGCTCTGCTATACCCATCAGGTTTCACCTATTTGCCAAAACAAGAACCTCAATCGTATTTAACTAAATTATTTTATTGTTTCTCCCGCAGGGCCAGTGCACATGACATGTGTCGCTTCCACAGCGACGAGTACATTGAGTTCCTACAGCGGGTAACACCTCAGAACATCCAGGGTTACACCAAGTGCCTATCGGTGTTCAACGTCGGAGACGACTGCCCGGTGTTCGACGGGCTGTTCGAGTTCTGCGCCATGTACACCGGAGCGTCGCTGGAGGGGGCACAGAAGCTGAACCACAACCACAGCGACATCTGCATCAACTGGTCCGGCGGGTTGCACCACGCGAAGAAGTTCGAAGCGTCCGGGTTTTGCTACGTGAACGATATTGTGATCGGGATTCTGGAACTGCTGAAGTATCACCCGAGAGTTTTGTATATCGATATCGACGTGCATCACGGGGATGGCGTTCAGGAAGCATTCTATCTGACGGACCGAGTGATGACGGTCTCGTTCCACAAGTACGGGAACTACTTCTTCCCGGGAACCGGAGACATGTACGAGATCGGCGCGGAGTCCGGGCGATACTATTCGGTGAATGTGCCCCTGAAGGAAGGTATCGATGATCAGAGTTACGTGCAAGTGTTCAAACCGGTCATATCCGCTGTCATGGAATTCTATCAGCCAACGGCCATTGTACTGCAGTGTGGAGCCGATTCCCTAGCCGGAGATCGATTGGGTTGCTTCTCGCTGAGCACCAAAGGGCACGGAGAGTGTGTCAAATTCGTCAAAGATCTGAACGTTCCGACTCTGGTTGTGGGAGGTGGAGGCTACACTCTTCGGAATGTCGCCCGCTGTTGGACGTACGAGACTTCCCTCCTGATAGACGAAACGATCTCCAATGAGCTTCCCATGAACGACTACCTGGAGTTTTTCGCGCCGGATTTCACCCTCCATCCGGACATTCCCAGCCGGCAGGACAACGCCAACAGCAAGCAGTACCTGGAGGCCATCACGCGGCACGTGTACGACAATCTGAAGATGTGCCAGCATGCCCCCAGTGTGCAGATGTTCGACATTCCCGAGGATGCCCTGCCGGAGGACGTCAAGGTCAAGGAGGAACCCAACCCGGAGGCGCGGATGACCCAGGAAGAGGAGGACAAGCAGGTCGAGCCGAAGAACGAGTTTTTCGACGGGGAGAACGATAACGATAAAAGCGAAAGCGAACCGTAGCGTTAGGGTTAGCGTAACAGTTGCTTAGCGGATTAGGCTTTAAGTAGGATTTTAAGCTCAATGTGGACGTTTGGTGGGTTGACCATCTTATTGTAGCATGGGTTGGTTGGAAGGAACGTTCAACTGCAAAACAAATACTTTAAAATTAGGATTTTAATTGTACATCTCCATTAAGCTTAAACGCAAATCGTAGCACATTACGGTTGcaaacacattttataatgattctagtaataataaattcaaaaaatcttcgcaTAGTGTGATACCTTACTTAAATACTAATTTAATTGTATTTTAAATGTCGATTTATTACAGGAAACAATTTACCAAATCTAACCTTCCTTGTTTTCATCTCTCTACTCTCACAGTGTACCTATAAGAATATCGTGGTCTAGACCTCTTCTCGCTACTATGGTGCATCCATAAGAGTGTTGTCTGTGCTAAGGCACCACATCTCGTTTTCTCTATGAGATCGCTACTTTATTCCGAGATCACAAAATCCTTGAACCGATCCGGTAGTTTTACTTCCCGGCGCATCCTAGAACGATCAAGATGTTGCGGTTggtcaagattcttgaacgaTGTTGACGGAGACGATTCATCAGTTGTTGGCTCAAGCTGTTCAGTCTCTGATTGGCTGTTTTCTGCTTTGTCGGGGTCCCCAACAACTCGTTTTACATGAGCAACGTTACGTCGATACACTTTGTCCGAAACTTTGTTTCTCACCGTAACACGCGATCCTTCCTTATTCAAGACAAGGTATTCCGTTGGGTTGAATGTAGGTGTTAGTTTATTACCAGGtagcaaatttttcaaaagaacgGTGTCCCCTGCTTGTATTCCTGATTCTCTTGCCAGTCGTCGTTGATCCTCACGTTCCTTCCCTTTTTCCTTCAGAACCCGGTCCCTTTCACTAACTTCATCATCTCGAGGCGTAGTTTCAATATCTCCTAGACAGGGAATCTTTGAGCGTATTGTATGACCATACATCATTTCAGTAGGAGTCTTTCCTGTGATGGAGTGTGGTGTAGAATAATACATCATAAGGTAATCCATCAAGTCATTTTTCCAGTCCCGACCTAGCGCATGGCTTATCTGAAGTCTTTTGAGTAGCGATCGATTCTGGCGCTCAACTAAGCCATTTTCTTGAGGCCAGTATGGGGTGGAATAATTCTGACGAATACCATGGTCCTTGCAGTAGGTCTCGAATTTTGCACTAACGAATTGCCGTGCATTGTCCAAAgtgattgtggcaggaaatcccaAACGTGTGAAAATCTTATGTAGCCTGGTTGTCGTCTCTTCAGCCGTTATCTGCTTCAAAATTTCGACTTCCTTGTAGCGGCTAAAATAGTCGACAATAACCATGAGGTTTTCTCCGGTGGGAAGTGGTCCCATAAAATCAAGAGCTACGTCTACCCACGGCTTTGTTGGTAGCTCTCTTCTTTGCATTGGTTCTGGACGATTCGGTAAACCGACCAATCTGCAGCCTTCACACGCCGTTACGTACTTCGAAATCTCACGGTCCATCCCGGGCCACCAGACACGATCTCTTAATCTCCGTTTCATGACAGTTTCTCCTGGGTGACCTTCATGTGCCAAAATCAGCATTCTGTTTCTCAATGCTCTGGGAACCACGAGTTTGGTTCCACGAACCAGAATATCGCCAGTCAACCCTAATTCCGAATGGAATGGTTCGAACGGTTTAACCTCGGCAGACCATTTTCCAAAACGTACATAATCCTGGACAGCCAAAAGTTCCAAATCGTCTTTAGAAGCCTTCTCCAATTCACTGATATCGATCGCCGCAGATTCCATAATGGCTAACACCAGGAACTGGTTGTCACCATCAAACTCGTGATCTTCTCCGAACTCTGGTAGCCGCGAAAGACTGTCTGCAACATTTTCAGAACCCTTGCGATAACGAACTACAAATGTGTAGGCTTGTAGGCGAAGCAACCATCTTTCGATGCGCGCACATGGTCGTGATGTGGAACCAAATATTACTTCTAGCGGTTTATGGTCCGTTTCCAATTCGAATTTCCGTCCAAGAAGATATACTGAGAACCGCTCGACTGCCCAAACTAAGGCAAGCGCCTCCTTCTCAGTCTGACAGTAACGTTTTTCTGTCGGACTGAGGCTTTTGCTGGCATAACTCACTACTCGAGGGTGGAAATCGTTATTCGGGTCAGAAAACTGTATTAAAACAGCCCCTAGACCAACCGGCGACGCGTCAGCTACTACGCGAGTTCTCAGAGAGCTATCAAAGTAATGCAGCGTTTTGATATCCGTTACCATCTCTTTCAGCTTCCGGAAAGCTTCTTCGTGTTCTGATTTCCAATCAAATTTGACTCCAGTATGGGTCAACTGTCTCAGTGGTGCAGAAATCGTAGCTAAATTTGGAAGAAATCGTCCGACGTAGGTTACCAACCCTAAGAAACTCCTTAATTCTTCTGCAGTATGCGGAGCACGGAATGACTTCAAAACGGCCATTTTATCTTCTGTCGGTTTGATGCCATTTTCCGACACGTGGTGACCCAGAAAATCAACCTCTTTTACCTTATAGACACATTTATCGTGATTCAGCAGAATATTTCTCGATTTAAGAGCGTTCATGACCTTCTCCAAAGCTCGGTCATGCTCTTCTTCAGTCCCCCCGAAGATTAGGATGTCGTCGATAAAACTCACAACGTTTTCGCAATCTGCCAAAACTTGTTCCAAAACTTTTTGGAACATTTCCGGCGCGCACGATATACCAAACATGAGCCGTTTGTAACGATACATCCCTTTGTGTGTGATAAACGTTGTGATGTCACGGCACGATTCGTGTAACTCAAGTTGATGGAACGCGTCTTTGATGTCCAACCGGCTGAACACCTTGGCATTTCTGAGCAACGGCAAGAAATCGTCGAATGTTGGCATTAAATGACCCTCGCGTTTGATTGCCAGGTTAGCCCGCCGCATATCTACACACAACCGGAGGTCACCATTATCCTTCACAATAGTCACCAGTGGTGAAACCCATTGACTGTATTCGTTGACCGGTTCAATGATATCTGACGCCTGCAAAGACTCGAGTTTCTGCTCAATTTTGTCTAGAAGTGCCAATGGAGGCCGTCTAGCATGTTGGCACACTGGTGTGACAGTGCGGTCGATCGGAATGGTCAACAAAACACCTTTCAATTTGGGGAATGGTCGCTTCTGTTCTAACGCCAAACGGAAGACTTCCGGAGCATCCGTACTAGGCAAACCCAGAACCAGCACTCCCAAATCCTTAGCTGTGATTCTGCCTAGCAGCGGTTGCGATCCTGCCTCTATCACATAAAACGTTGCTACTTTCTCGATGCGTTTCTCGTTATTCTCGACTCTGATCACCGCTTCAAACACCTGCTTTACGACCAATGGGACGGATGCCTTCCCATATGCTCTGAAGTTTTGATCAGAATTCGATCGTCGATTTTCCACCTTCACACCTTGTTCTTGCATATTCGCCCAAGTCACGTCATCGATTATGTTTTTCTGACAGCCTGAGTCaatcaacatttgaatgagtacTCCACCTACGGATACCCACAAGAATGCGTCTCCATCTCCAACGTTAAACACGAAGCATGGAACGCTATCCTCACCATTACCTTCTTCCAGGTTATCCACGTGCCTAACCGCTTCATACTTCAATCGTTTCCGGCTGGTTTCACCATCATCGAGTCTGTTTTCGAATTTGCGCTTCTGTGCGGGACGGGTAGTACGACAGCATCTAGCAAAATGACCAATTTTCCGGCATAAGTCACACGGCTTGTTTCTCGCCGGACAAATACGATCCATACCACTGTGTCCGCGGCGGCCACAACGAGAACATTCATACCCAGAATCTCTTTGCGCGCTGTGAATCTTGTTGATTTCGCTTGGAACCGATTCGTGGGAAGCATTCGCACCAAACATTCGTCCTGCTTGAAACTTGATGGACTCATGTGTGTTGACAATCTTAGTAACCTCATCCAGAGTAAGATGATCCTTATGCAACAGTTTTTCGCGTAGATCCGGAGGGGACAATTGAATCAGTTTGTCAATGACACTTATCTCCGCGCTCTCTTGTCTC contains:
- the LOC109419210 gene encoding histone deacetylase 3, which produces MSSKKVSYFFNPDVGNFHYGPGHPMKPHRLSVIHHLVMNYGLHKKMQIYRPYKASAHDMCRFHSDEYIEFLQRVTPQNIQGYTKCLSVFNVGDDCPVFDGLFEFCAMYTGASLEGAQKLNHNHSDICINWSGGLHHAKKFEASGFCYVNDIVIGILELLKYHPRVLYIDIDVHHGDGVQEAFYLTDRVMTVSFHKYGNYFFPGTGDMYEIGAESGRYYSVNVPLKEGIDDQSYVQVFKPVISAVMEFYQPTAIVLQCGADSLAGDRLGCFSLSTKGHGECVKFVKDLNVPTLVVGGGGYTLRNVARCWTYETSLLIDETISNELPMNDYLEFFAPDFTLHPDIPSRQDNANSKQYLEAITRHVYDNLKMCQHAPSVQMFDIPEDALPEDVKVKEEPNPEARMTQEEEDKQVEPKNEFFDGENDNDKSESEP
- the LOC134284100 gene encoding uncharacterized protein K02A2.6-like, encoding MDRFDIPAFKFKQIPPNEVRDEWVRYKRHFEYLALANAITNKTRLKHIFLAKAGPDVQEVFSSIPGADVEEGIGVNPFEVAIDKLDAYFAPKQHEAYQRFLFWSLKPQDKDESLDKFLLRSMELANKCNFGNTRQESAEISVIDKLIQLSPPDLREKLLHKDHLTLDEVTKIVNTHESIKFQAGRMFGANASHESVPSEINKIHSAQRDSGYECSRCGRRGHSGMDRICPARNKPCDLCRKIGHFARCCRTTRPAQKRKFENRLDDGETSRKRLKYEAVRHVDNLEEGNGEDSVPCFVFNVGDGDAFLWVSVGGVLIQMLIDSGCQKNIIDDVTWANMQEQGVKVENRRSNSDQNFRAYGKASVPLVVKQVFEAVIRVENNEKRIEKVATFYVIEAGSQPLLGRITAKDLGVLVLGLPSTDAPEVFRLALEQKRPFPKLKGVLLTIPIDRTVTPVCQHARRPPLALLDKIEQKLESLQASDIIEPVNEYSQWVSPLVTIVKDNGDLRLCVDMRRANLAIKREGHLMPTFDDFLPLLRNAKVFSRLDIKDAFHQLELHESCRDITTFITHKGMYRYKRLMFGISCAPEMFQKVLEQVLADCENVVSFIDDILIFGGTEEEHDRALEKVMNALKSRNILLNHDKCVYKVKEVDFLGHHVSENGIKPTEDKMAVLKSFRAPHTAEELRSFLGLVTYVGRFLPNLATISAPLRQLTHTGVKFDWKSEHEEAFRKLKEMVTDIKTLHYFDSSLRTRVVADASPVGLGAVLIQFSDPNNDFHPRVVSYASKSLSPTEKRYCQTEKEALALVWAVERFSVYLLGRKFELETDHKPLEVIFGSTSRPCARIERWLLRLQAYTFVVRYRKGSENVADSLSRLPEFGEDHEFDGDNQFLVLAIMESAAIDISELEKASKDDLELLAVQDYVRFGKWSAEVKPFEPFHSELGLTGDILVRGTKLVVPRALRNRMLILAHEGHPGETVMKRRLRDRVWWPGMDREISKYVTACEGCRLVGLPNRPEPMQRRELPTKPWVDVALDFMGPLPTGENLMVIVDYFSRYKEVEILKQITAEETTTRLHKIFTRLGFPATITLDNARQFVSAKFETYCKDHGIRQNYSTPYWPQENGLVERQNRSLLKRLQISHALGRDWKNDLMDYLMMYYSTPHSITGKTPTEMMYGHTIRSKIPCLGDIETTPRDDEVSERDRVLKEKGKEREDQRRLARESGIQAGDTVLLKNLLPGNKLTPTFNPTEYLVLNKEGSRVTVRNKVSDKVYRRNVAHVKRVVGDPDKAENSQSETEQLEPTTDESSPSTSFKNLDQPQHLDRSRMRREVKLPDRFKDFVISE